CGCGTTCGCGGTCGGCATGGCCCAGGCCGCCCTGGACGCGGCGGTCGCCCACGCCGCCGCCCGGGAGGCGTTCGGCCGGCCCCTGCGCGAGTTCCAGGCCGTCGCCCACCGCCTGGCCGACATGGCCACGGCGACGGCCGCCGCCCGCCTCCTCGTCCACGACGCCGCCCAGGCCGTCGACGCCGGCGACCCGGACGTCACCACCCGGTCGGCCATGGCCAAGCTGCTCGCCACCGAGACGGCCCAGCGGGTGGTGGACGACGCCGTGCAGCTCCACGGGGCGGCCGGGCTGGAGCGGGGCCACCTGCTGGAGCGCCTGTACCGGGAGGTGCGGGGGCCGAGGATCTACGAGGGAGCGAGCGAGGTGCAGCGCACCGTGATCGCGAGGGGGTTGTACCGGTGAGCGACCGACCGTCGTCCAGCTTCGGCGAGGAGGGCGGCCGGCTCAGCTACGGCAGCTACCTCGCGCTCACCGAGCTGCTGGCCGCCCAGCGGACGCTCACCGACGCGCCCGACGAGCTGCTGTTCATCGTCGTCCACCAGGCCTACGAGCTGTGGTTCAAGGTGCTGCTGTGCGAGCTGGAGCGGGCGAGGGACGCCGTCGCCGACGACGACCTGCTCGCCGCCCGCCACCACTTCCGGCGGATCAAGGCGGTCGAGCGGCTGCTGCTCGAGCAGGTCGACGTGATCGAGACGATGGCGCCCGGCGACTTCCTGAAGTTCCGCTCCGAGCTGGCGCCGGCCAGCGGGTTCCAGTCGGTGCAGTTCCGGGAGATCGAGTACGTGTCCGGCCTGAAGGACGACGGCGCCGTGCTCAGCCGGCTGGCGTCCACCCCGGAGGAGCGGGCCAGGCTCGAGCGGCGCCGGTCCGAGCCGACCCTGTGGGACGCGTTCTGCGGCCTGCTGGAGCGGCGGGGGTCGCCGCCGCTCGCCGAGGTCGTCGCCGGGCACCGCTCCAACGCCGACCTGTTCGAGGTGGCCGAGGCGCTGATCGACCACGACGAGGCCATCCTGCTCTGGCGCTTCCGCCACGTCGCCATGGTCGAGCGCCAGATCGGCACGAAGATCGGCACGGGCGGCTCCACCGGGGCCGCCTACCTGAAGGCGACCCTGGAGAAGCGCTTCTACCCCGAGCTCTGGCAGGTCAGGGCCGAGCTGTAGCGGCCCCCGCGCTCACCCGCCTCCCGCGCCGGGGATCGGCTCGGCGTCGACCATGACGTCGGACTGCTGGTGCGGCGGGTTGTTGCCGGGCTCGTTGCGCTCGCCGAAGCGGGCGTCGGTCCAGGCCGGGAAGGCGGTCCGGGCGTTGACGTCGAGGCCGTTGTAGTCGCCGATGAACGTGCCCAGCCGGAAGGCGAAGTCCGGGTTCCAGGACACCTCGCTCACCCGCCGCGTGCTGTACGTCGCCCCGGCGTCGGTCGATACCGACAGCGAGGTGTCGATGCGGAGCGGGCCGTTGTAGCGGCGGTCGAAGTAGGTGACGACCACGGTGCCCTCCGGCGAGACGGCCAGCCACGGGAACCACTGGTCGTCCTCCGAGGTGCCCGTGAGGTTGCGGGCCGGCGACCAGGTGGCGCCGCCGTCCCTGGACGTCGTCACGAACACGTCGGTGTTCGTGTCGGTGGGCGAGCCGTTGCGGTTGTCGGCCCAGGTCAGGTACAGGTCGCCGTTGCGGGGGTCGAGGTCGATGTTCCCGTTGGCGTTGACCCTGGCGCACATGAGGTCGAGCGTCTGGCTGCCGAAGCAGGTCGGGTAGGTGTCGGCGCCGTCGACCACGCGGGTGGCGAGCACCGGGCGGGACCACGTCTGGCCGCCGTCGTCGGAGTGGGTG
This genomic stretch from Acidimicrobiales bacterium harbors:
- a CDS encoding acyl-CoA dehydrogenase family protein, giving the protein AFAVGMAQAALDAAVAHAAAREAFGRPLREFQAVAHRLADMATATAAARLLVHDAAQAVDAGDPDVTTRSAMAKLLATETAQRVVDDAVQLHGAAGLERGHLLERLYREVRGPRIYEGASEVQRTVIARGLYR
- a CDS encoding tryptophan 2,3-dioxygenase family protein yields the protein MSDRPSSSFGEEGGRLSYGSYLALTELLAAQRTLTDAPDELLFIVVHQAYELWFKVLLCELERARDAVADDDLLAARHHFRRIKAVERLLLEQVDVIETMAPGDFLKFRSELAPASGFQSVQFREIEYVSGLKDDGAVLSRLASTPEERARLERRRSEPTLWDAFCGLLERRGSPPLAEVVAGHRSNADLFEVAEALIDHDEAILLWRFRHVAMVERQIGTKIGTGGSTGAAYLKATLEKRFYPELWQVRAEL